Genomic segment of Prosthecobacter sp.:
GCAGGCCAAAAACAGGTCGCTAAACTGGGCGCTGAAAGAGAACATCGTTTTCACCATGAACACCTCCCCGATTTGCATCTTTGCCGAAGGCATCCTGATCGACCAGGCGTGGGGAAAACTCACCTGGCTGGCCTCCCGCGAACTGGGGAACTCAACCACGATGACCTTTGGCCGGGTGACGATTCCTGCCGGTCAAACGAACCCACGTCACCGCCATCCGAACTGCGACGAAATCCTGCACCTCCTCTCTGGCAGGCTCGAACACAGCCTCGGCGATCAGAAATTCCTCCTCAACCCGGGCGACACCATCTCCATTCCTGCCGGTCAGTGGCATAATGCCCGTGCGCTGGATGGTGCGGACGCGGAGATGGTGATCTGCTTTTCGTCAGCGGACCGGGAGACGGAGTTTGAGGGGTAAATCAGCCCTTCGTCACGACTTCATCCAGATTCATCACCAAATTCGCCGCCATCGTCCAAGCGGCGAGTTCGGCGGGGTTGAGTTTCTCGTCGGGCTTGGATTCGCCGTAACTGATGGCTTTCTTGGCCTCCTCGGGCTTCGCGGTGTAGGCGGCGAGGTGCTTTTCGACGGACTGGCGGACGATTTCGGCCTCCTGAGCGTTCGGGAAGCGGCCGGTGGCGTTGCGGAACAAGGCGGTGATACGCGCATCGGTGCTGGTGGCAGTTTGGAGCACGCGCTGGGCGAAATTCCGCGAGGCCTCGAAGAACTGCACGTCGTTCATGAGCGTGAGCGCCTGCAACGGCGTGTTGCTGCGCTCGCGGCGCAGGCAGTAGCTCTCGCGGTTTGGCGCGTCGAAGGAGGTCATGTTTGGCGGCGGCGCGGTGCGCTTCCAGAAGGTGTACAAACTGCGCCGGTAGAGCGATTCGCCGTGGTCCTGGATGTAGTTGCGCGTGTTGCTGCCGCCAAAACCGACCGGCTCCCAGATGTTCTCGGGCTGGTAGGGCTTCACGCCCTTGCCGCCGATCTTCGGACTCAGCAAACCGGAGACGAACAACGCTGAATCACGCACCACCTCGGCATCGAGGCGGAATCGCGGCCCGTGCGCCAGCAAGCGGTTCTCCGGGTCCAACTGCGAACCGAGAACCGAGAACTGCGAACTCTGCCGATAGGTGTGCGAAGTCACGATCAGCTTCACGAAGGCCTTCATGTCCCAGCCGCTCTCGCGGAACGTCACCGCC
This window contains:
- a CDS encoding cupin domain-containing protein, whose protein sequence is MNTSPICIFAEGILIDQAWGKLTWLASRELGNSTTMTFGRVTIPAGQTNPRHRHPNCDEILHLLSGRLEHSLGDQKFLLNPGDTISIPAGQWHNARALDGADAEMVICFSSADRETEFEG